A window of Leclercia adecarboxylata contains these coding sequences:
- the yghX gene encoding YghX family hydrolase has translation MTRMTAKDFPQELLDYYDYYAHGKINKREFLNLAARYAVGGVTALALFNMLKPNYALAEQVKFTDPDILPEYITYPSPDGHGQVRGYLVKPAKATGKVPAVVVVHENRGLNPYIEDVARRVAKAGYIALAPDGLSSVGGYPGNDEEGKILQQKVDPTKLMNDFFAAIGFMQKHPDATGKVGITGFCYGGGVSNAAAVAWPELACAVPFYGRQPPAADVAKIKAPLLLHYAELDKNVNEGWPAYEAALKANGKVYEAYIYPGVNHGFHNDSTPRYDEAAAGLAWKRTLGWFEKYLR, from the coding sequence ATGACGCGTATGACCGCCAAAGACTTTCCTCAGGAATTGCTCGACTACTACGATTATTACGCTCACGGCAAAATCAATAAACGTGAGTTCCTTAATCTGGCTGCCCGCTATGCGGTTGGCGGCGTCACGGCGCTGGCGCTGTTTAATATGCTCAAGCCCAATTACGCCCTCGCTGAGCAGGTGAAATTCACCGATCCCGATATTCTGCCGGAGTACATCACCTATCCCTCGCCGGACGGGCATGGTCAGGTACGCGGCTATCTGGTGAAACCGGCCAAAGCCACAGGTAAAGTCCCGGCGGTGGTGGTGGTCCATGAAAACCGCGGTCTCAATCCCTACATCGAAGACGTAGCCCGCCGGGTGGCAAAAGCGGGCTACATCGCCCTGGCGCCGGATGGGTTGAGCTCGGTGGGGGGTTATCCCGGTAACGATGAAGAGGGGAAGATCCTGCAGCAGAAGGTCGATCCGACAAAGCTGATGAACGACTTCTTCGCCGCTATCGGGTTTATGCAAAAACACCCGGACGCTACCGGCAAGGTGGGGATCACCGGCTTCTGCTATGGCGGCGGGGTCTCTAATGCCGCGGCGGTCGCCTGGCCTGAACTGGCCTGCGCCGTACCTTTCTACGGCCGACAGCCACCGGCGGCGGATGTCGCCAAAATTAAGGCACCTTTGCTGCTGCACTACGCTGAGCTCGACAAAAACGTCAATGAGGGCTGGCCTGCTTATGAGGCCGCGCTTAAAGCTAACGGCAAAGTGTATGAGGCATATATCTACCCCGGGGTGAATCACGGGTTCCACAACGATTCCACTCCGCGCTACGACGAGGCTGCCGCCGGGTTAGCCTGGAAACGGACGTTGGGATGGTTTGAAAAGTATTTACGTTAA
- a CDS encoding aldo/keto reductase, whose protein sequence is MPWNASPDRYETMQYRYCGKSGLRLPALSLGLWHSFGHVHALDSQRALLRKAFDCGITHFDLANNYGPPPGSAEENFGRLLRDDFAAYRDELIISTKAGYDMWPGPYGAGGSRKYLLASLDQSLRRMGVEYVDIFYSHRVDENTPMEETASALAQAVQSGKALYVGISSYSPERTQKMAELLREWKIPLLIHQPSYNLLNRWVDKSGLLDTLAANGTGCIAFTPLAQGLLTGKYLNGIPDGSRMQREGKKVRGLTENMLTEANLNSLRLLNEMAQARGQTMAQMALSWLLKDERVTSVLIGASRTEQLEENVQALNNLHFSEEELQRIDQHVADGQLNLWQASSDK, encoded by the coding sequence ATGCCCTGGAACGCCTCCCCTGACCGCTACGAGACAATGCAGTACCGCTACTGCGGTAAAAGCGGCCTGCGCTTACCCGCCCTGTCGCTCGGCCTGTGGCATAGCTTCGGCCACGTCCACGCCCTCGATTCACAGCGCGCCCTGCTGCGAAAAGCCTTCGATTGCGGTATCACCCATTTTGATCTCGCCAATAACTATGGCCCACCACCGGGCAGCGCGGAGGAAAATTTTGGCCGCCTGCTGCGGGACGATTTCGCGGCGTATCGCGACGAACTGATTATTTCAACCAAAGCGGGCTACGACATGTGGCCAGGCCCTTATGGTGCGGGCGGCTCACGCAAGTATCTGCTCGCCAGCCTGGATCAAAGCCTCAGGCGGATGGGGGTGGAGTACGTGGATATCTTCTATTCCCACCGGGTAGATGAGAATACGCCAATGGAGGAGACCGCCTCGGCGCTGGCGCAGGCGGTGCAGAGCGGCAAAGCGCTCTACGTCGGTATCTCATCCTATTCCCCGGAGCGGACGCAGAAAATGGCCGAACTGCTGCGCGAGTGGAAGATCCCGCTGCTTATCCATCAGCCTTCCTACAACCTGCTTAACCGCTGGGTGGACAAGAGCGGTTTACTGGATACGCTGGCCGCCAACGGTACGGGCTGCATCGCCTTTACGCCGCTGGCCCAGGGGCTGCTGACCGGGAAATACCTTAACGGTATTCCTGACGGCTCCCGCATGCAGCGCGAGGGCAAAAAGGTACGCGGCCTGACGGAGAACATGCTCACCGAAGCCAACCTGAACAGCCTGCGTTTGCTGAACGAGATGGCCCAGGCGCGCGGACAGACGATGGCGCAGATGGCGCTGAGCTGGCTGCTGAAAGATGAACGTGTAACCTCGGTGCTGATTGGTGCCAGCCGGACAGAGCAGCTGGAGGAGAACGTGCAGGCGCTGAATAATCTGCACTTTAGCGAAGAAGAGCTGCAGCGGATTGACCAGCACGTGGCCGACGGACAGCTGAATTTATGGCAGGCGTCGTCGGACAAGTAA
- a CDS encoding TIGR00645 family protein yields MERFFENAMYASRWLLAPVYFGLSLALVALCIKFFQEIFHVLPHIFSIAESDLILLLLSLVDMTLVGGLLVMVMFSGYENFVSQLDISSDKEKLSWLGKMDASSLKNKVAASIVAISSIHLLRVFMDAKNIPDNKLMWYVIIHLTFVLSAFVMGYLDKLSRGSK; encoded by the coding sequence ATGGAACGCTTTTTTGAAAACGCAATGTATGCCTCCCGCTGGCTGTTAGCCCCGGTCTATTTCGGCCTCTCGCTGGCGCTGGTGGCCCTCTGTATTAAATTCTTCCAGGAAATTTTTCACGTCCTGCCGCATATTTTCAGCATCGCAGAATCCGACCTGATCCTGCTGCTGCTGTCGCTGGTGGATATGACCCTGGTAGGCGGTCTGCTGGTCATGGTGATGTTCTCGGGTTACGAGAATTTCGTCTCGCAGCTGGATATCTCTTCGGATAAAGAGAAGCTGAGCTGGCTCGGCAAAATGGACGCGTCGTCGCTGAAAAACAAAGTGGCGGCGTCGATTGTGGCGATCTCCTCCATTCACCTGCTGCGGGTATTTATGGATGCCAAAAATATCCCGGATAACAAGCTGATGTGGTACGTGATTATTCACCTGACTTTTGTACTGTCGGCGTTTGTGATGGGGTATCTGGATAAGCTCAGCCGCGGCAGTAAATAA
- a CDS encoding ESA_00282 family adhesion-associated protein → MNSIFYTVITLLLLTAVVLLLMREFNKSSDAERAHVPAPPERMSKEEGEDHFSVLMNAITPVWYWRVNHEYIDFLHATIKRMNMVEINSIPDLFEAQRRCSDLNSAVYKYYDNIKKRCLNGEKVSHSDLEVMNLRQCFREFSLEAYPSLVVLVWPEYQRPVIKPDQV, encoded by the coding sequence ATGAACAGCATTTTTTATACTGTCATTACTTTGTTATTGCTTACTGCCGTGGTTCTTTTATTGATGCGTGAGTTCAATAAAAGCAGCGATGCAGAGCGCGCGCACGTCCCGGCCCCGCCGGAGCGGATGTCAAAAGAAGAGGGCGAAGACCATTTTTCAGTGTTAATGAATGCGATTACGCCGGTCTGGTACTGGCGCGTTAATCATGAATATATTGATTTCCTTCACGCCACAATTAAACGAATGAATATGGTGGAAATAAATAGCATTCCTGACCTGTTTGAAGCTCAGCGTCGTTGCAGCGATCTTAACTCGGCGGTGTATAAATATTACGACAATATCAAAAAGCGTTGCCTGAACGGTGAAAAAGTGTCGCACTCGGATCTTGAGGTAATGAACCTGCGCCAGTGTTTTCGCGAATTCAGCCTTGAGGCCTATCCGTCGCTGGTGGTGCTGGTGTGGCCGGAATATCAGCGCCCGGTGATAAAGCCCGATCAGGTATAG